A region of Tigriopus californicus strain San Diego chromosome 7, Tcal_SD_v2.1, whole genome shotgun sequence DNA encodes the following proteins:
- the LOC131882962 gene encoding neuroligin-like protein glit-1 translates to MKPGFKPRVFCLHNVCLIIGVVISWTWAQTIERPDRVASDDENSYEAPVLRGGLGVVSDNEPPAQRRYPDRAYSNPNRNSDTSPKRNYNDPGSAFRETFTYEPFPPKDQKGYPINNQSSGYHYDKRITQSPIRNPTLRPTQKLVAQTTARDPFDDPNRYRIPQQQETREGVRFVNGQPYREPANIQDRYGNRYDPRFHSIPGTYDPENDPRFSDPRYQDPRNVPKYNNNRQSIPKDRYDSKYRYYERFPDRQTDRLRDPNYDPRYDPDDLPVPGVLGGWLPELQGECRPGCENLPRDVTISTNYGRVNGFYVYLYDGPRVPEFERPGVANVDKVKSTVTVFLGIPYAQPPTGEARLMPPRAHRGWQSYDAVDWAPVCPQPIRFVGATKNAPLMDEDCLYLNIFSPTVKSGQSQLFPVMFYIHGGEFSHGSGNEFPGQQLAAWGRVVVVTINYRLGALGFLSTGDQHAPGNYGLLDQAMALKWVSDNINSFQGDRERITVFGPGAGAASAGLLAVMPRTRDMVRRVIAISGSPVAEWAAINDKFRAMNTSLVFGERVGCTIDNSWKLVDCVRRGRSAAELTNIEFKPEIGTWPWAPVVQVNISMPEDEWNEEWVSDDFMALPDLVTELYQQEKYNPRLQYLTGVSRDDASYLLYNNKSLAPNYDVGWDFFDVMVRDHINQYNYTLNPEGIFNAIKYMYTYYPDPNNRSHIREEFINFWSDYYFRAPQDAIVKTLVDNRVDTFMYVQNTTVEALRLPWWRQITHNLEHFFLTGAPFMDPVFFPEGQQVSRNLWTEGDRNMSEFFIYAFSNFSWYGKPTPTHILGVHWDNTKKGEILHFLAVNTTENSTMLWNYRQRECAFWTEYLPSVIGYITPTYPPTTEFWWEPDSPLQKAFWSISSLCLFLIVLVVVCFLLWRNATRKLKDRYYDDGTASLRGYPPDFKGSGIGLDTVGKGSQIPHSETIHTDVGSLHHYPASNGSVLNSLPPQTPIIPIQPSFSNANMAGSNATTMRMNSTTVLQSGYPQNQPLPPTPKMYHHQSYQNMPSNNGMMLNTSDDSLPSAMSLQVPMSNPNGQMGAGMPRHHSQQQMPYMGQASPGVTRKYPIEDQPMGMPRGGAHLVPGRMNQSQSRPLSQSSLRKDMSSTAV, encoded by the exons ATGAAGCCGGGCTTCAAGCCACGGGTCTTTTGTTTGCACAATGTGTGTCTTATTATTGGTGTGGTGATATCGTGGACATGGGCTCAAACTATAGAGAGACCGGATCGGGTTGCCTCTGATGATGAAAATAGCTATGAAGCTCCTGTTTTAAGAGGTGGTCTTGGGGTGGTTAGTGACAATGAGCCTCCGGCACAGAGACGATATCCGGATCGGGCATATTCAAATCCCAATCGGAATAGCGATACTTCTCCAAAGAGAAACTACAATGATCCAGGATCAGCATTCCGTGAGACTTTCACTTATGAGCCATTTCCGCCCAAAGATCAAAAAGGTTATCCAATAAATAACCAGAGTAGCGGTTACCACTACGACAAGCGCATTACACAATCACCCATCCGCAATCCAACTTTGAGGCCTACTCAAAAATTGGTAGCCCAAACCACCGCGAGGGACCCATTTGACGATCCCAATCGATATCGCATTCCCCAACAACAGGAAACCCGAGAAGGAGTCAGATTTGTTAATGGACAACCTTACAG ggagccagcCAATATCCAAGATCGATATGGGAATCGCTATGATCCACGTTTCCACAGCATCCCCGGGACCTACGATCCTGAAAATGATCCTCGTTTCTCAGACCCTCGTTATCAAGACCCTCGGAATGTTCCCaagtacaacaacaacagacaGAGCATCCCCAAAGATCGATATGACTCTAAGTATCGATATTACGAGCGTTTCCCTGATCGGCAAACGGATCGATTGCGTGATCCCAACTATGATCCTCGTTATGATCCCGATGACTTACCCGTGCCCGGTGTGCTGGGAGGGTGGCTCCCGGAACTTCAGGGCGAGTGTCGACCAGGGTGTGAGAATCTCCCTCGAGATGTGACCATCAGCACGAACTACGGCAGAGTGAATGGGTTCTACGTTTACCTGTACGACGGACCCAGGGTGCCTGAATTTGAACGACCCGGAGTGGCCAATGTGGATAAAGTCAAATCCACAGTCACTGTCTTTTTGGGGATTCCTTACGCCCAGCCGCCAACTGGGGAAGCACGGCTTATG CCTCCCCGAGCTCATCGAGGTTGGCAGAGTTACGACGCCGTGGATTGGGCCCCGGTTTGCCCACAACCAATTCGCTTTGTCGGAGCAACCAAAAATGCCCCCTTAATGGACGAAGATTGTTTGTATCTCAATATCTTCTCTCCGACA GTTAAATCTGGGCAATCGCAATTGTTCCCCGTTATGTTCTACATTCATGGAGGCGAGTTTTCGCATGGATCAGGGAACGAATTTCCTGGCCAACAATTGGCGGCTTGGGGAAGAGTGGTTGTGGTCACAATCAATTATCGTTTAGGGGCCTTGGGATTTCTTTCCACCGGAGATCAGCATGCCCCTGGCAATTATGGTCTTTTGGACCAAGCCATGGCTTTGAAATGGGTGTCTGACAATATCAACAGTTTCCAAGGAGACAGAGAAAGAATCACAGT ATTTGGCCCGGGTGCTGGTGCTGCGAGTGCCGGTCTCCTGGCAGTGATGCCAAGAACACGAGATATGGTCAGACGTGTCATAGCGATAAGTGGAAGTCCAGTTGCCGAATGGGCGGCAATCAACGACAAGTTTCGAGCCATGAACACGAGTTTAGTGTTTGGGGAACGAGTTGGATGTACCATTGACAATTCGTGGAAATTGGTAGATTGTGTTCGAAGAGGTCGCTCCGCCGCAGAATTGACAAATATCGAGTTCAAACCTGAAATTGGTACATGGCCTTGGGCGCCAGTCGTGCAG GTGAACATTTCAATGCCTGAAGACGAATGGAACGAGGAATGGGTGTCTGACGACTTCATGGCCTTGCCGGATCTGGTTACAGAGCTCTATCAACAGGAAAAATATAATCCAAGACTCCAATATCTCACTGGGGTCTCGAGGGATGACGCATCGTACCTACTCT ATAACAACAAGTCCTTAGCTCCCAACTATGATGTGGGTTGGGATTTCTTTGACGTGATGGTCCGAGATCACATCAACCAATATAATTACACCTTGAACCCAGAGGGAATCTTTAATGCCATCAAATACATGTACACCTATTATCCTGATCCAAACAACCGCAGTCACATTCGTGAAGAATTCATCAAC TTTTGGTCAGATTATTACTTCCGAGCCCCTCAAGACGCAATTGTCAAGACTTTGGTCGATAATCGAGTGGATACTTTTATGTATGTACAAAATACCACGGTGGAAGCCCTTCGATTACCTTGGTGGAGACAAATAACGCATAATTTGGAGCATTTCTTTTTGACCGGAGCGCCTTTCATGGATCCAGTTTTCTTCCCCGAAGGCCAGCAG GTGAGCCGCAATCTGTGGACTGAAGGTGATCGCAACATGAGTGAATTTTTCATCTATGccttttccaacttttcttgGTATGG AAAACCTACACCTACTCACATTTTGGGCGTGCACTGGGACAACACGAAGAAAGGTGAAATTCTGCACTTTCTGGCCGTCAACACGACAGAAAATTCCACCATGCTATGGAACTATCGACAACGGGAATGTGCTTTTTGGACAGAATATCTGCCAAGTGTCATTGGTTACATCACTCCAACATATCCTCCAACCACGGAG TTTTGGTGGGAGCCAGACTCACCACTCCAGAAGGCTTTTTGGTCCATATCTTCGCTTTGCTTGTTCCTAATCGTCTTGGTCGTTGTTTGCTTCCTTTTGTGGCGGAATGCTACCAG GAAGCTGAAAGACCGATATTACGACGATGGAACAGCTTCGTTGAGGGGCTATCCACCAGATTTCAAAGGCAGTGGAATTGGTTTGGATACCGTGGGTAAGGGATCCCAAATTCCCCATTCCGAGACTATTCACACAGACGTTGGGTCCCTACATCATTACCCAGCCTCGAATGGGAGTGTATTGAATTCTCTTCCACCGCAAACACCCATCATTCCCATTCAACCGAGCTTCAGTAACGCCAATATGGCGGGGTCCAACGCAACGACAATGCGCATGAACTCCACAACGGTTCTTCAATCAGGCTACCCTCAAAATCAACCACTGCCACCCACACCAAAGATGTACCATCATCAGAGCTATCAGAACATGCCATCCAATAATGGCATGATGCTCAATACAAGCGATGACTCCCTGCCCTCGGCCATGAGCCTGCAGGTCCCAATGAGCAACCCGAATGGTCAAATGGGAGCAGGGATGCCACGGCATCATTCCCAACAACAGATGCCCTACATGGGACAAGCCTCGCCTGGTGTAACGAGGAAGTACCCCATAGAGGATCAACCCATGGGTATGCCTAGAGGGGGGGCCCATCTGGTGCCCGGACGCATGAACCAAAGTCAATCTCGGCCTTTGAGCCAGTCTAGTTTAAGAAAAGACATGTCGTCCACTGCCGTCTGA
- the LOC131883526 gene encoding uncharacterized protein LOC131883526 has product MIPRCIFTFGVVSTQLHVFCDASIEAFAAVAYVRNEMQTGEIKIRLVMSKTRVVPVKPISIAKLELNGAVLGARIIGFLERTFRQPINRRVLWTDSTAVLGWIQATASYYKPFVSNWVGEIQMLSSTRDWRHVPGAKNPADLATRSNFKGPVLPDLWLNGPEFLMEKEINWPEMKTVQKNKEEIKNEFNTFEVVLVAEEKTWFDRIKSWEEAKQKMREESEDPEEDEEVALIGQSQKRVFPEDLQCLQAKLPLKNNSKLRQLNPFLDAVGLIRVGGRIDKAAAPYELRHPIVLSPKDPLTILLLDHLHERSNHAGTNHALSLLRQNYHVLRGREAIKQAGRRCLFCRKRSAMPVSQMMAELPQERISIPSPPFNRASVDLFGPYQVIVSRNRTEKRWGVIFTCLTTRAIHLEVVRSLSEEDFLSVLRIFENLRGRPQTIYSDNGTNFIASAKALKERGIPIKWSFQPPAAPHXTWRWSEV; this is encoded by the coding sequence ATGATCCCGAGATGCATTTTTACCTTTGGGGTTGTGTCGACGCAACTGCATGTTTTCTGTGACGCTAGCATTGAGGCATTTGCTGCGGTTGCTTATGTTCGAAATGAGATGCAGACTGGGGAAATCAAGATTCGACTGGTTATGTCCAAGACAAGAGTGGTTCCTGTCAAACCCATTTCGATTGCGAAACTGGAGCTCAATGGGGCTGTCCTGGGGGCAAGAATAATTGGATTTTTGGAAAGAACGTTTCGCCAACCCATCAACAGAAGAGTATTGTGGACGGATTCCACCGCAGTTTTGGGATGGATTCAAGCAACGGCGTCGTATTATAAACCGTTCGTGAGCAACTGGGTGGGAGAAATCCAGATGTTGAGCTCAACCCGTGATTGGAGACACGTTCCCGGAGCCAAAAATCCTGCGGATCTGGCGACACGTTCGAATTTTAAGGGTCCTGTCCTTCCCGACTTGTGGCTGAACGGCCCTGAATTCCTTATGGAGAAAGAGATAAATTGGCCCGAAATGAAGACAGTGCAAAAGAATAAGGAAGAAATTAAGAATGAATTCAATACCTTCGAGGTCGTTCTGGTTGCGGAAGAGAAAACATGGTTTGACAGAATAAAATCGTGGGAAGAAGCAAAGCAAAAGATGagagaagaaagtgaagacccagaagaagatgaagaggtGGCGTTGATAGGCCAGAGCCAAAAGCGTGTGTTTCCCGAGGATCTTCAATGTTTGCAAGCGAAACTGCCTTTGaagaataattcaaaattaCGTCAACTAAACCCATTTTTGGACGCAGTGGGACTCATTCGGGTAGGTGGACGCATTGACAAAGCAGCGGCACCCTACGAACTACGTCACCCCATCGTTCTCAGTCCAAAGGACCCGCTGACAATCCTCCTGTTGGACCATTTACACGAAAGAAGTAATCATGCAGGAACTAATCACGCCCTTTCCCTTCTGCGACAAAATTATCATGTCCTACGGGGCAGAGAGGCCATCAAACAGGCCGGCAGGAGATGTCTGTTTTGCCGCAAGAGGAGTGCGATGCCGGTCTCTCAAATGATGGCAGAGTTGCCACAAGAAAGGATATCAATTCCATCCCCCCCCTTCAACCGTGCCTCCGTGGATTTGTTCGGACCATATCAAGTAATAGTTTCTCGAAATCGAACAGAGAAGAGGTGGGGAGTGATATTTACCTGTCTTACCACGCGCGCGATCCACCTGGAGGTGGTCAGAAGTTTGAGCGAGGAAGATTTTTTATCGGTGTTGaggatttttgaaaacttgagaGGTCGTCCCCAAACTATCTACTCGGACAACGGGACAAATTTTATTGCCAGTGCAAAAGCCTTAAAAGAAAGAGGGATCCCAATTAAATGGTCTTTTCAACCCCCCGCCGCTCCTCATTGNACCTGGAGGTGGTCAGAAGTTTGA